One Prosthecobacter vanneervenii genomic window carries:
- a CDS encoding DUF5069 domain-containing protein — MPHVPGLRSCYAKVGRFIYFGRMLDKIRLHAEGQLPEDYHAQLGDGQFYTLDGRCCRFLGVPYAEVRERTLAGGTDEEILAWVHSHGTTRTDEECHMWNRFIAKLGWRDERSAVLPQRILDSGLTGKPIETLIDHIEYDEGRDPVAERAWEGI, encoded by the coding sequence ATGCCCCACGTCCCAGGTCTTCGCAGCTGTTACGCCAAAGTCGGCCGTTTTATCTACTTCGGCCGCATGCTCGACAAGATCCGCCTGCATGCCGAGGGCCAGCTTCCTGAGGACTATCACGCGCAGCTCGGAGACGGGCAGTTCTACACACTCGATGGCCGCTGCTGCCGCTTTCTCGGCGTGCCGTATGCTGAAGTCAGGGAGCGCACACTGGCAGGTGGCACGGACGAGGAAATTCTCGCCTGGGTGCATTCTCACGGCACCACACGCACAGACGAGGAATGCCATATGTGGAACCGCTTCATCGCCAAACTCGGCTGGCGGGATGAGCGCTCCGCCGTGCTCCCTCAGCGCATTCTCGACAGCGGCCTGACTGGCAAACCAATCGAGACGCTCATCGACCACATCGAATACGATGAAGGCCGCGATCCTGTGGCTGAACGAGCTTGGGAGGGGATATGA